In Streptomyces sp. NBC_00448, the following are encoded in one genomic region:
- the modA gene encoding molybdate ABC transporter substrate-binding protein gives MRSARTTRAARSRGLCAVAGGAALLLALSACSSSSSSDKSTSSEKPSSGASATGAQKKVSGTVVVFAAASLKETFTALGKDFQQAYPGTKVVFSFGGSDQLAASITGGAPADVFAAASPATMKTVTDKGDAAGTPADFVRNQLEIATLPGNPKQIRTLKDLTKSGLSVVLCAKTVPCGAAAQKALSASGLKLTPKSYEQDVKSALTKVELKEADAAVVYQTDVNSAGSKVQGVNFPESAKAINEYPIAPLKDAPNPDGAAAFIALVKSAEGQKVLTQAGFLNP, from the coding sequence ATCCGGTCCGCCCGGACCACCCGTGCCGCACGGTCCCGTGGCCTGTGCGCGGTGGCCGGCGGTGCCGCGCTGCTGCTCGCGCTCTCCGCCTGCTCCTCGTCGTCCTCCTCGGACAAGTCGACGTCCTCCGAGAAGCCCTCGTCCGGCGCGTCGGCCACCGGCGCGCAGAAGAAGGTCTCCGGCACCGTGGTGGTGTTCGCGGCGGCCTCGCTGAAGGAGACCTTCACCGCGCTCGGCAAGGACTTCCAGCAGGCGTACCCCGGCACGAAGGTCGTCTTCAGCTTCGGCGGCAGCGACCAGCTCGCGGCGAGCATCACCGGCGGCGCGCCGGCCGACGTGTTCGCGGCGGCCAGCCCGGCCACCATGAAGACCGTCACCGACAAGGGGGACGCGGCCGGCACGCCCGCCGACTTCGTCCGCAACCAGCTGGAGATCGCGACCCTGCCAGGCAACCCGAAGCAGATCCGCACCCTGAAGGACCTCACCAAGTCCGGCCTTTCGGTCGTGCTGTGCGCGAAGACCGTGCCGTGCGGCGCCGCCGCGCAGAAGGCGCTGAGCGCCAGCGGCCTCAAGCTCACCCCGAAGTCGTACGAGCAGGACGTGAAGTCCGCGCTGACGAAGGTGGAGCTGAAGGAGGCCGACGCGGCGGTGGTCTACCAGACCGACGTCAACAGCGCGGGCAGCAAGGTGCAGGGCGTGAACTTCCCCGAGTCCGCGAAGGCGATCAATGAGTACCCGATCGCCCCGCTGAAGGACGCGCCGAACCCTGACGGCGCGGCGGCGTTCATCGCCCTGGTGAAGTCCGCCGAGGGCCAGAAGGTGCTCACCCAGGCGGGCTTCCTCAACCCGTGA
- a CDS encoding response regulator: MTRILVVDDEPQIVRALVINLRARRYEVDAAYDGTTALRMAADRHPDVVLLDLGLPDMDGVDVIAGIRGWTRVPIIVLSARHSSDEKVEALDAGADDYVTKPFAMDELLARLRAAERRRSDQEQGPAAARLETAAFTVDLAAKKATRHGADVRLTPTEWHLLEALVRNPGRLVSQKQLLRDVWGPSYRTETNYLRVYMAQLRRKLEDDPTRPRHFVTEPGMGYRFEP; this comes from the coding sequence ATGACGCGCATCCTCGTCGTCGATGACGAACCGCAGATCGTCCGGGCCCTGGTGATCAACCTGCGGGCGCGCCGCTACGAGGTGGACGCCGCCTACGACGGCACCACCGCGCTGCGGATGGCCGCCGACCGGCACCCGGACGTGGTGCTGCTCGACCTCGGCCTGCCCGACATGGACGGCGTGGACGTGATCGCCGGGATACGGGGCTGGACCCGGGTGCCGATCATCGTGCTGTCGGCCCGGCACAGCTCCGACGAGAAGGTGGAGGCGCTGGACGCCGGCGCGGACGACTACGTCACCAAGCCGTTCGCGATGGACGAGCTGCTGGCCCGGCTGCGGGCGGCCGAGCGGCGCCGCTCCGACCAGGAGCAGGGGCCGGCGGCCGCCCGGCTGGAGACGGCGGCCTTCACCGTGGACCTGGCCGCGAAGAAGGCGACCCGGCACGGTGCGGACGTCCGGCTGACCCCCACCGAGTGGCATCTGCTGGAGGCTCTGGTCCGCAACCCGGGCCGGCTGGTCAGCCAGAAGCAGTTGCTGCGGGACGTGTGGGGGCCCTCCTACCGGACGGAGACGAACTACCTGCGGGTCTACATGGCGCAGTTGCGCCGGAAGCTGGAGGACGACCCGACCCGGCCCCGGCACTTCGTCACCGAGCCGGGCATGGGCTACCGGTTCGAGCCGTAG